Proteins from one Lewinella sp. 4G2 genomic window:
- a CDS encoding response regulator transcription factor — translation MLRILLVEDEENIRETVKLNFEMEDYEVVTAADGRTALKHAAEQHFDVMVVDVMLPEVNGFQVVEQIRLSDRETPIIFLTAKDQAQDRIEGLKKGADDYLTKPFVFEELHLRVRRLIERTSKSPLVKPDLFEFGNNKVNFATYEATGNQGDFTLTKKEAMLLKLLTDREGEVVSRQQILQSVWGYDVYPSTRTIDNFILSFRKYFEAEPKSPKHFLSVRGVGYKFSSGK, via the coding sequence ATGCTTAGAATTCTGCTCGTTGAAGACGAAGAAAACATCCGCGAAACCGTAAAACTCAACTTCGAGATGGAAGACTACGAGGTCGTCACCGCCGCCGACGGCCGGACTGCCCTTAAGCACGCCGCCGAGCAGCACTTCGATGTGATGGTGGTGGACGTAATGCTCCCTGAAGTCAACGGCTTCCAGGTCGTCGAACAGATACGCCTCAGCGATCGGGAAACACCCATCATCTTCCTCACGGCTAAAGACCAGGCCCAGGACCGGATCGAAGGCCTCAAAAAGGGTGCCGACGATTACCTCACCAAGCCTTTCGTGTTTGAGGAACTCCACCTCCGCGTTCGCCGCCTCATCGAACGGACGAGCAAGAGCCCCCTCGTCAAGCCCGACCTCTTTGAATTTGGCAACAACAAGGTCAACTTCGCCACCTACGAAGCGACGGGTAACCAGGGAGATTTTACCCTCACCAAAAAGGAAGCCATGCTGCTCAAGCTCCTGACCGACCGGGAGGGCGAAGTCGTCAGCCGCCAGCAAATTCTCCAGTCCGTGTGGGGTTACGACGTTTACCCGAGCACCCGGACGATCGACAATTTTATCCTCTCTTTCCGGAAGTACTTCGAAGCGGAACCCAAGTCGCCCAAGCACTTTTTGAGTGTTCGGGGCGTGGGGTACAAGTTCAGCTCGGGCAAGTAA
- a CDS encoding RluA family pseudouridine synthase: MPKPPVDHFETQTITIDPKQQPVRIDKFVTERLPKISRNRIQNGLKKGTILVDGKQVKANYLVNPGEVISIQIPRYRPEGEEYVIAQDIPLDVRYEDEHLMVIHKPAGMVVHPAPGHRDGTLVNALKFYLGREDIPTLEGNDDSRAGLVHRIDKDTSGLLLVAKSAEVMTHLAKQFFDHSIDRVYQAICWGEPDPPADTIEAHLGRDEKNRQKYRVFADPEEKHKHAITHYETLEGLYYVSLLQLKLETGRTHQIRVHMQSIGHPLFNDARYGGDRIVKGTIYSKYRIFAERCFELCPRQALHAKSIAFTHPVTGERMSFDSDLPEDMQTMLDRWRNYATSKRQNDTLT, from the coding sequence ATGCCCAAGCCACCAGTAGACCACTTCGAGACCCAAACCATCACCATCGACCCCAAGCAGCAGCCGGTCCGGATCGATAAGTTCGTCACCGAGCGCCTTCCGAAGATTTCCCGCAACCGCATTCAAAACGGCCTCAAGAAAGGGACCATTTTGGTAGACGGAAAGCAGGTGAAGGCCAACTACCTCGTCAATCCGGGGGAGGTTATCTCCATTCAAATCCCGCGCTACCGGCCGGAAGGGGAGGAGTACGTCATCGCCCAGGATATTCCGCTGGATGTGCGCTACGAAGATGAGCACCTGATGGTGATTCACAAGCCGGCGGGGATGGTCGTCCACCCGGCCCCCGGGCACCGGGATGGGACCTTGGTGAACGCCCTCAAATTTTACCTGGGTCGGGAAGATATCCCCACATTGGAGGGAAACGATGATAGCCGTGCGGGGCTCGTACACCGGATTGATAAGGATACGTCGGGCTTGTTGCTCGTCGCCAAATCCGCGGAGGTGATGACGCACCTGGCGAAACAGTTTTTTGATCACAGCATCGACCGCGTTTACCAAGCTATTTGTTGGGGGGAACCCGATCCGCCGGCGGATACCATCGAGGCCCACCTCGGCCGCGACGAAAAAAACCGCCAGAAATACCGCGTCTTTGCGGATCCGGAAGAGAAGCACAAGCACGCCATCACCCACTACGAGACGTTGGAGGGCTTGTACTACGTTAGCCTATTGCAACTCAAATTGGAGACGGGGCGGACGCACCAGATCCGCGTCCACATGCAGTCCATCGGTCACCCGCTGTTCAACGACGCGCGGTACGGTGGCGACCGGATCGTTAAGGGTACCATTTACTCCAAGTACCGCATTTTCGCCGAGCGTTGTTTTGAGTTGTGCCCCCGCCAAGCCCTCCACGCCAAGTCGATTGCCTTCACCCACCCCGTAACCGGCGAGCGGATGTCCTTCGACAGCGACCTCCCCGAAGACATGCAAACCATGCTCGATCGCTGGCGCAATTACGCGACTTCCAAGCGGCAAAATGATACCCTTACGTGA
- a CDS encoding class I SAM-dependent methyltransferase, whose protein sequence is MAQNWFFLRTALKDFRSTGAIASSSKALVKKLVAPLPTDRPLRIVELGPGNGCVTEAILGRVHADSEVTAFEINPTFVEELRGIQDRRLTVRPVGAEQLLQFYAEGSVDYVISSLPLSMIPKEIKSEILRQSQLVLAERGQFIQYQYALQDRSLLKRYFGKVTTSFTMANLPPAFIYCCFG, encoded by the coding sequence ATGGCACAAAACTGGTTCTTTCTCCGTACGGCCCTGAAAGATTTTCGCTCCACCGGGGCGATTGCCAGCTCCAGCAAAGCGCTCGTTAAAAAGCTCGTGGCGCCGCTGCCGACTGACCGCCCCCTGCGGATCGTCGAGCTCGGCCCGGGCAACGGGTGCGTGACGGAAGCCATCCTCGGCCGCGTCCACGCCGACAGTGAGGTGACGGCTTTCGAGATCAACCCCACCTTCGTGGAAGAACTACGGGGCATCCAGGATCGCCGGCTAACGGTCCGTCCGGTTGGAGCGGAACAGTTGCTACAGTTCTATGCGGAAGGCAGCGTGGACTACGTCATTTCTAGCCTACCCCTCTCGATGATCCCCAAGGAGATCAAATCCGAGATCCTCCGTCAATCCCAATTGGTCCTGGCGGAGCGGGGGCAATTCATCCAGTACCAGTATGCGTTGCAGGACCGGTCCTTACTCAAGCGTTACTTCGGGAAGGTGACGACGAGTTTCACGATGGCCAATTTGCCGCCGGCCTTCATCTATTGTTGCTTCGGTTAG